A section of the Pseudomonas prosekii genome encodes:
- the aroQ gene encoding type II 3-dehydroquinate dehydratase gives MATLLVLHGPNLNLLGTREPGTYGATTLAQINQDLERRAREAGHHLLHLQSNAEYELIDRIHAARGEGVDFILINPAAFTHTSVALRDALLAVSIPFIEVHLSNVHKREPFRHHSYFSDVAVGVICGLGASGYRLALEAALEQLERPATA, from the coding sequence ATGGCAACGCTACTGGTTCTTCACGGACCCAACCTGAATTTGCTCGGCACCCGTGAACCGGGCACCTATGGCGCTACGACACTGGCGCAGATCAACCAGGACCTGGAACGCCGTGCCCGTGAAGCCGGCCATCATTTGCTGCACTTGCAGAGCAACGCCGAGTACGAATTGATCGATCGCATCCACGCTGCTCGCGGCGAAGGTGTGGACTTCATTCTGATCAATCCAGCAGCATTTACTCACACAAGTGTCGCATTACGTGACGCGCTGCTGGCGGTGAGCATCCCATTCATCGAAGTGCATTTGTCTAACGTGCACAAACGCGAACCTTTCCGCCATCACTCTTACTTCTCCGATGTAGCGGTGGGAGTGATCTGCGGCCTTGGCGCCAGCGGTTATCGACTGGCCCTGGAGGCCGCCCTGGAACAGCTTGAAAGACCGGCAACGGCTTGA
- the accB gene encoding acetyl-CoA carboxylase biotin carboxyl carrier protein has protein sequence MDIRKVKKLIELLEESGIDELEIKEGEESVRISRHSKTPAQQYYAPAPMHAPAPAPAAAAPVAAAPAAPAAPVLNGTVARSPMVGTFYRKSSPSSPSFVEVGQTVKKGDTLCIVEAMKMMNHIEAETSGVIESILVEDGQPVEYDQPLFTIV, from the coding sequence ATGGATATCCGTAAAGTTAAGAAATTGATCGAATTGCTGGAAGAGTCCGGCATCGACGAGCTCGAGATCAAGGAAGGCGAAGAGTCCGTTCGCATCAGCCGTCACAGCAAGACCCCGGCTCAGCAGTATTACGCTCCTGCGCCAATGCACGCTCCGGCCCCAGCGCCTGCCGCTGCTGCCCCGGTTGCTGCCGCTCCTGCTGCACCGGCCGCACCTGTGCTGAACGGCACCGTTGCCCGTTCGCCGATGGTCGGCACGTTCTACCGCAAGTCTTCGCCGTCCTCGCCGTCCTTCGTTGAAGTCGGCCAGACCGTGAAGAAAGGCGACACCCTGTGCATCGTCGAAGCCATGAAGATGATGAACCACATCGAAGCTGAAACCAGCGGTGTGATCGAATCCATCCTCGTCGAAGATGGCCAGCCGGTTGAGTACGACCAACCCCTGTTCACCATCGTTTGA
- the accC gene encoding acetyl-CoA carboxylase biotin carboxylase subunit, with protein sequence MTAKLEKVLIANRGEIALRILRACKEMGIKTVAVYSTADKELMHLGLADESVCIGPASAAKSYLHIPAIIAAAEVTGATAIHPGYGFLAENADFAEQVENSGFAFIGPKADTIRLMGDKVSAKHAMIAAGVPTVPGSDGPLPEDEETALRIGREVGYPVIIKAAGGGGGRGMRVVHKEEDLIDSAKLTRSEAGAAFGNPMVYLEKFLTNPRHVEVQVLSDGQGHAIHLGDRDCSLQRRHQKVLEEAPAPGIDEKARAEVLARCVKACIDINYRGAGTFEFLYENGAFYFIEMNTRVQVEHPVSEMVTGIDIVKEMLSIAAGNKLSYTQEDVVIRGHALECRINAEDPKTFMPSPGTVKHFHAPGGNGVRVDSHLYSGYAVPPNYDSLIGKLITYGATREEAMTRMRNALDEIVVDGIKTNIPLHRDLVRDEGFCKGGVNIHYLEHKLAEQH encoded by the coding sequence ATGACTGCGAAGTTGGAAAAAGTTCTGATCGCCAACCGCGGTGAGATCGCCCTGCGGATCTTGCGTGCCTGCAAAGAGATGGGCATCAAGACCGTCGCCGTTTATTCCACGGCTGACAAAGAGCTGATGCACCTGGGTCTGGCGGACGAATCCGTCTGCATCGGTCCGGCATCGGCTGCAAAGTCTTACCTGCACATTCCGGCGATCATCGCCGCAGCTGAAGTGACCGGCGCTACCGCCATTCACCCAGGCTACGGTTTCCTCGCGGAAAACGCCGATTTCGCCGAACAGGTCGAGAACTCCGGTTTTGCCTTCATTGGCCCGAAAGCCGACACCATTCGCCTGATGGGCGACAAGGTTTCGGCCAAGCACGCCATGATCGCTGCCGGCGTACCGACTGTTCCGGGTTCTGACGGCCCGCTGCCGGAAGACGAAGAAACCGCTCTGCGCATTGGTCGCGAAGTCGGTTATCCGGTGATCATCAAAGCCGCTGGCGGCGGTGGTGGTCGCGGCATGCGCGTTGTGCATAAAGAAGAAGACCTGATCGACTCGGCCAAACTGACCCGCTCCGAAGCAGGCGCGGCGTTCGGCAACCCGATGGTCTATCTGGAAAAATTCCTGACCAACCCACGTCACGTGGAAGTCCAGGTACTTTCCGACGGCCAGGGCCACGCCATCCATTTGGGCGACCGCGATTGCTCGCTGCAACGTCGTCACCAGAAGGTTCTCGAAGAAGCGCCGGCACCGGGCATCGACGAGAAGGCTCGTGCTGAAGTCCTCGCTCGCTGCGTCAAGGCGTGCATCGACATCAACTACCGTGGCGCGGGCACTTTCGAGTTCCTGTACGAGAACGGCGCGTTCTATTTCATCGAAATGAACACCCGCGTTCAGGTTGAGCACCCGGTTTCGGAAATGGTCACCGGCATCGACATCGTAAAGGAGATGCTCAGCATCGCCGCTGGCAACAAGCTGTCGTATACCCAGGAAGACGTTGTCATCCGCGGTCACGCACTTGAATGCCGGATCAACGCCGAAGACCCGAAAACCTTCATGCCGAGCCCAGGCACGGTCAAGCATTTCCACGCTCCGGGCGGCAACGGCGTTCGCGTCGATTCGCACCTGTACAGTGGATATGCGGTTCCGCCGAACTACGATTCGTTGATCGGCAAGCTGATCACCTACGGCGCAACCCGTGAAGAAGCCATGACGCGCATGCGTAATGCACTGGACGAAATCGTCGTCGACGGGATCAAAACCAACATCCCGCTGCACCGCGATCTGGTCCGTGATGAAGGCTTCTGCAAAGGTGGAGTCAACATCCACTACCTGGAACACAAGCTGGCCGAACAGCATTAA
- a CDS encoding protein-disulfide reductase DsbD: MRRLLCLLLLVLALPASAAGLLDTRPSSTLGSINNSADFLPVREAFQLSLVESTAQTIKLRFVAADGYYLYRHRFQFRADPADVALGAAQLPNGEKKHDEYFGDVEVYHAILDVELPRSDPRAFTLVVTYQGCADKGLCYPPETERLRIDGTGAVAADPSAATTADWSWRELALFFLAGLGLTFTPCVLPMLPILSSVVLRGQIGGLRGFNLSLAYVLPMAACFALLGALMGMFGAQLNLQARLQSAWVLVPFATFFAVFALAMFGVFELKLPHFISSRLDRIAGRTEGGSLWGAAVLGVVSSLLVSPCVSAPLAGALLYISASGDALGGGLKLFVLGLGMGTPLLLVATGGAAWLPKSGPWLIYVKNAIGVLLLALAIGLLSRVVPGQVTLLLVGLLWGGVGLFLGALEFVYKPPRKRLGQLLGLFLLFYAMACWYGALSGQGDVLNPLGRTAPVVSSGQAQSANIWQTVSTPADLDHALAQAKSAGTPLLLDWYADWCISCKVIEREVLNDPKVVERLLGYRLIRFDITASNAEQRALLDRYKLFGPPALMFFGKDGAERADVRVIGEINAQDFAERVAKANDRI, from the coding sequence ATGCGCCGTTTGCTTTGCCTGCTGCTTTTAGTGCTCGCCCTGCCGGCCTCCGCCGCCGGGTTGCTGGACACTCGGCCCAGTTCGACGTTGGGCTCGATCAACAACAGCGCCGACTTCCTGCCGGTGCGCGAAGCCTTTCAGTTGAGCCTGGTGGAAAGCACCGCGCAGACCATCAAGCTGCGTTTCGTCGCCGCCGACGGTTATTACCTCTACCGCCACCGCTTCCAGTTTCGCGCCGACCCGGCCGACGTCGCGCTCGGCGCCGCGCAATTGCCCAACGGTGAAAAGAAGCACGATGAATACTTCGGCGACGTCGAGGTGTACCACGCGATTCTCGATGTCGAACTGCCGCGCAGCGATCCGCGCGCCTTCACGCTGGTCGTGACCTATCAGGGCTGCGCCGACAAAGGCCTGTGTTATCCGCCGGAAACCGAGCGCTTGCGCATCGACGGCACTGGCGCCGTTGCCGCTGACCCAAGCGCTGCTACGACGGCCGACTGGAGCTGGCGGGAACTGGCGCTATTTTTCCTCGCCGGTCTCGGCCTGACTTTCACGCCTTGCGTGCTGCCAATGCTGCCGATCCTCTCCAGCGTGGTGTTGCGCGGGCAGATCGGCGGGCTGCGCGGCTTCAATCTGTCGCTGGCTTACGTGCTGCCGATGGCCGCGTGTTTTGCCCTGCTCGGCGCGTTGATGGGGATGTTCGGCGCGCAGCTCAATCTGCAGGCGCGGCTGCAATCGGCCTGGGTTCTGGTGCCGTTTGCGACGTTTTTTGCGGTGTTTGCGCTGGCGATGTTCGGCGTCTTCGAGCTGAAACTGCCGCACTTCATCAGCAGCCGCCTCGACCGGATTGCCGGGCGCACCGAAGGCGGCTCGTTATGGGGCGCGGCAGTGCTCGGCGTGGTGTCGAGCCTGCTGGTGTCGCCCTGTGTTTCCGCGCCACTGGCCGGCGCCTTGCTGTACATCAGCGCCAGCGGCGACGCGCTCGGCGGCGGGTTGAAGTTGTTTGTACTCGGCTTGGGCATGGGCACCCCGCTGCTGTTGGTCGCGACCGGCGGCGCAGCCTGGTTGCCGAAAAGCGGCCCGTGGCTGATCTATGTGAAAAACGCGATTGGCGTGTTGTTGCTGGCCTTGGCGATTGGCTTGCTCAGCCGTGTCGTGCCGGGGCAGGTCACGTTGCTGCTGGTCGGTCTGCTGTGGGGCGGCGTCGGTCTGTTCCTCGGCGCGTTGGAGTTCGTCTACAAACCACCGCGCAAACGCCTCGGCCAATTGCTTGGCTTGTTCCTGCTGTTTTACGCAATGGCTTGCTGGTACGGCGCGCTCAGCGGTCAGGGCGATGTGCTCAATCCGCTCGGCAGAACCGCGCCAGTGGTCAGCAGCGGCCAAGCGCAATCGGCTAATATCTGGCAAACCGTCAGCACCCCGGCCGACCTCGATCACGCGCTCGCGCAAGCGAAATCCGCCGGCACGCCGCTGCTGCTGGACTGGTACGCCGACTGGTGCATCAGCTGCAAAGTTATCGAACGCGAAGTGCTCAACGACCCGAAAGTCGTCGAACGGCTGCTAGGTTATCGACTGATTCGCTTCGACATCACCGCCAGCAACGCCGAACAACGAGCGCTGCTCGACCGCTACAAATTGTTCGGCCCACCGGCACTGATGTTCTTCGGCAAGGACGGCGCCGAACGCGCCGATGTGCGGGTGATCGGCGAGATCAATGCGCAGGACTTCGCCGAACGTGTCGCGAAGGCAAATGACCGGATTTAA
- the dusB gene encoding tRNA dihydrouridine synthase DusB codes for MSAVRIGPYTLHNGLILAPMAGVTDQPFRQLCKRLGAGLVVSEMVTSDMSLWNTRKSRMRMIHEGDPEPRSVQIAGGDAQMLADAARANVELGAQIIDINMGCPAKKVCNKAAGSALLKDETLVTEILQAVVAAVDVPVTLKIRTGWDRDNKNGLTVAKIAEQAGITALAVHGRTRADLYTGEAEYDTIAAIKQAVSMPVFANGDIDSPEKARYVLDATGADGLLIGRAAQGRPWIFREIDHFLRTGEKLPALALIEVERILLEHLAALHVFYGDVMGVRIARKHVGWYLATLPGAREFRAHFNRLEDTEAQCANVQGYFAERYKSLTGDGDEVAA; via the coding sequence ATGTCGGCGGTACGCATCGGTCCATATACATTGCACAACGGCTTGATCCTCGCCCCAATGGCGGGCGTCACCGACCAGCCCTTTCGTCAGCTGTGCAAGCGACTGGGCGCAGGGCTCGTAGTCTCGGAAATGGTCACCAGCGACATGAGCTTGTGGAACACCCGCAAATCGCGGATGCGCATGATTCACGAAGGTGATCCCGAGCCACGCTCGGTGCAGATCGCCGGTGGCGATGCGCAGATGCTGGCGGATGCGGCCCGGGCCAACGTCGAACTGGGCGCACAGATTATTGATATCAACATGGGTTGTCCGGCGAAGAAGGTCTGCAACAAGGCCGCCGGCTCCGCGTTGCTGAAAGACGAAACACTGGTTACCGAGATCCTGCAGGCCGTCGTGGCTGCGGTTGATGTGCCGGTGACCTTGAAGATCCGCACCGGTTGGGACCGCGACAACAAGAACGGCCTGACCGTGGCGAAGATCGCCGAGCAGGCCGGGATCACGGCGCTGGCGGTGCATGGCCGCACCCGTGCCGACCTGTACACCGGCGAAGCCGAGTACGACACGATTGCCGCGATCAAGCAGGCCGTGTCGATGCCGGTATTTGCCAACGGCGACATTGATTCACCCGAGAAGGCCCGGTACGTGCTCGACGCGACCGGTGCCGATGGCCTGTTGATAGGCCGGGCTGCCCAGGGGCGGCCGTGGATTTTTCGTGAGATCGATCACTTCCTGCGCACCGGCGAAAAACTCCCGGCGCTGGCATTGATCGAGGTGGAACGCATTCTGCTAGAGCATCTGGCTGCGCTGCACGTTTTCTATGGAGACGTGATGGGCGTACGGATTGCCCGCAAGCATGTGGGCTGGTATCTCGCAACCTTGCCGGGCGCCAGGGAGTTTCGCGCCCACTTCAATCGTTTGGAAGATACGGAAGCACAATGCGCCAACGTTCAGGGCTACTTCGCCGAACGTTACAAGAGCCTGACAGGGGACGGAGACGAGGTGGCCGCATGA
- a CDS encoding DUF3426 domain-containing protein, translated as MTDSFVTQCPHCQTSFRVSHAQLSVARGVVRCGSCLQVFNAAKQLLEQQAGKDAEKALDASVVEPPVRAISQKQWSATEMDLDTLDLDQELARLEQREIQPVKDIGQRRENGLSARRDSVEHDDEPWSDSLFSESAADRAQALEVEQRQTPPEPGKHSRTEPSFSLEPVDLDDEPQVPQLSHLRLNDPLDKPQRHERLSATDAPDDDLPPIAPLRKRHERSAATERDEALSDLSDDPLQLGWQKRRSPWGRRMLWLALIVLAAAALAGQYIAYHFDEMARQDQYRPWFQQLCPTLGCTVPSKVDIAKVKSSNLVVRSHPDFSGALVVDAIIYNRATFSQPFPLLELRFADLNGHLIASRRFKPGEYLSGDLEGMAEMPPQTPIHIALDILDPGPKAVNYSLSFHSPE; from the coding sequence ATGACCGACAGCTTCGTCACCCAATGCCCGCATTGCCAAACCAGCTTCCGCGTCAGCCATGCTCAATTGAGCGTGGCCCGTGGGGTGGTTCGCTGCGGCTCCTGTTTGCAGGTGTTCAACGCCGCCAAGCAACTGCTTGAGCAGCAGGCCGGCAAGGATGCGGAGAAAGCGCTCGACGCCAGCGTCGTCGAACCGCCGGTGCGGGCTATCAGCCAAAAGCAATGGTCAGCTACCGAGATGGACCTCGACACGCTCGATCTCGATCAGGAACTGGCGCGGCTCGAACAGCGCGAAATCCAGCCCGTCAAGGACATCGGCCAGCGCCGCGAAAACGGCCTCAGTGCGCGCCGCGATTCTGTCGAGCACGACGATGAACCGTGGTCCGACAGCCTGTTCAGTGAATCGGCGGCGGATCGCGCCCAAGCGCTCGAAGTCGAACAACGGCAAACGCCGCCAGAACCAGGCAAGCACTCGCGCACCGAACCTTCGTTCTCGCTGGAACCGGTTGATCTGGACGACGAGCCGCAAGTGCCGCAGCTGTCGCACCTGCGCCTGAATGATCCGCTGGACAAACCCCAGCGCCATGAGCGTCTGTCGGCAACCGATGCACCGGACGACGACCTGCCGCCAATCGCGCCTTTGCGCAAACGGCATGAACGCAGCGCCGCGACCGAACGTGACGAGGCCCTGAGCGACCTCAGCGACGACCCGCTGCAACTCGGCTGGCAAAAACGCCGCTCGCCGTGGGGCCGACGGATGTTGTGGCTGGCGTTGATCGTGCTCGCCGCCGCCGCACTTGCCGGCCAATACATCGCTTACCATTTCGACGAAATGGCCCGCCAGGACCAATACCGCCCGTGGTTCCAGCAACTGTGCCCAACCCTTGGTTGCACGGTGCCGTCCAAGGTCGACATCGCCAAAGTCAAAAGCAGCAATCTGGTGGTGCGCAGCCATCCGGACTTCAGCGGCGCGCTGGTGGTGGACGCGATCATCTACAACCGCGCGACGTTCTCCCAGCCATTTCCCTTGCTGGAACTGCGCTTCGCCGACCTCAACGGTCACTTGATCGCCAGTCGTCGCTTCAAACCCGGCGAATACCTGAGTGGCGACCTCGAAGGCATGGCCGAAATGCCGCCGCAAACGCCGATCCATATCGCGCTGGATATTCTCGATCCAGGTCCAAAAGCGGTGAACTACAGCCTGAGCTTCCATTCGCCCGAGTGA
- the prmA gene encoding 50S ribosomal protein L11 methyltransferase: MPWLQVRLAISPEQAETYEDAFLEVGAVSVTFMDAEDQPIFEPELNTTPLWSHTHLLALFEDGTEAASVLAHMELLTGGPLPEHHSEIIADQDWERSWMDGFEPMRFGERLWIVPSWHAAPEPDAVNLLLDPGLAFGTGTHPTTALCLEWLDGQDLKDCNVLDFGCGSGILAIAALLLGAKQAVGTDIDVQALEASRDNAGRNHIAEELFPLYLPEDLPQVQADVLVANILAGPLVSLAPQLSSLVKPGGRLALSGILAEQGDDVAKAYAQDFDLDPIANRDGWVRITGRRR, from the coding sequence ATGCCTTGGCTGCAAGTCCGTCTCGCCATCAGCCCAGAACAAGCCGAAACCTACGAAGACGCTTTCCTTGAAGTGGGCGCGGTGTCGGTGACCTTTATGGACGCCGAGGATCAGCCGATCTTCGAACCGGAACTCAACACCACGCCGCTGTGGTCGCACACGCATCTGCTGGCGCTGTTCGAGGACGGCACCGAGGCCGCCAGCGTGCTGGCGCACATGGAACTGCTGACCGGTGGTCCGCTGCCCGAGCATCACAGCGAAATCATTGCAGACCAGGATTGGGAACGCAGCTGGATGGACGGTTTCGAGCCGATGCGTTTCGGTGAGCGGCTGTGGATTGTGCCGAGCTGGCACGCCGCGCCGGAACCGGATGCGGTGAACCTGCTGCTCGATCCGGGCCTGGCGTTTGGCACCGGCACTCACCCGACCACCGCGCTGTGCCTGGAATGGCTTGACGGTCAGGACCTGAAAGATTGCAACGTGCTCGACTTCGGTTGCGGCTCGGGGATTCTGGCGATCGCTGCCCTGTTGCTGGGCGCCAAGCAAGCGGTCGGCACCGACATCGACGTGCAAGCGCTGGAAGCTTCGCGCGACAACGCCGGGCGCAACCACATCGCTGAAGAACTGTTCCCGCTGTACCTGCCGGAAGATCTGCCACAGGTGCAGGCCGACGTGCTGGTCGCCAATATTCTGGCCGGCCCACTGGTGTCGCTGGCGCCGCAACTGTCCAGCCTGGTCAAGCCCGGTGGGCGTCTGGCGCTGTCGGGGATTCTTGCCGAGCAAGGCGACGACGTCGCCAAGGCTTACGCGCAAGACTTCGATCTGGACCCGATTGCCAATCGCGATGGCTGGGTGCGCATCACTGGCCGTCGGCGCTAG
- the purH gene encoding bifunctional phosphoribosylaminoimidazolecarboxamide formyltransferase/IMP cyclohydrolase — protein sequence MTDQTTRLPIRRALISVSDKTGILEFAKELEALGVEILSTGGTFKLLRDNGVAAVEVADYTGFAEMMDGRVKTLHPKIHGGILGRRGIDDAIMNEHGIKPIDLVAVNLYPFEATINKPGCDLPTAIENIDIGGPTMVRSAAKNHKDVAIVVNASDYASVLEGLKAGGLTYAQRFDLMLKAFEHTAAYDGMIANYMGTVNQSAETLSTEGRSEFPRTFNSQFVKAQEMRYGENPHQSAAFYVETKPAEVGIATATQLQGKELSYNNVADTDAALECVKSFVKPACVIVKHANPCGVAVSPDAEGGIRQAYELAYATDTESAFGGIIAFNRELDAETAKAIVERQFVEVIIAPSVSAEARAIVAAKANVRLLSCGEWSADRAAAWDYKRVNGGLLVQSRDIGMIGSEDLKVVTKRAPTEQEINDLIFAWKVAKYVKSNAIVYAKNRQTIGVGAGQMSRVNSARIAAIKAEHAGLQVAGSVMASDAFFPFRDGLDNAAKVGITAVIQPGGSMRDAEVIAAADEAGIAMVFTGMRHFRH from the coding sequence ATGACCGACCAGACTACCCGCCTGCCGATCCGCCGCGCCTTGATCAGCGTTTCCGACAAGACCGGGATCCTCGAGTTCGCCAAGGAGCTTGAAGCTCTGGGCGTCGAGATCCTCTCCACCGGCGGAACGTTCAAGCTGCTGCGCGACAACGGTGTTGCCGCAGTGGAAGTCGCGGACTACACCGGTTTCGCAGAAATGATGGACGGTCGGGTGAAGACCCTGCACCCGAAAATCCACGGTGGGATCCTCGGTCGTCGCGGTATCGACGACGCGATCATGAACGAGCACGGCATCAAGCCGATCGACCTGGTTGCAGTCAATCTTTACCCGTTCGAAGCCACCATCAACAAGCCAGGCTGCGACCTGCCGACCGCCATCGAAAACATCGATATCGGCGGCCCGACCATGGTTCGCTCGGCAGCCAAAAACCACAAAGACGTGGCCATCGTGGTGAATGCCAGCGATTACGCCAGCGTGCTCGAAGGCCTGAAGGCCGGCGGCCTGACTTACGCGCAGCGTTTCGACCTGATGCTCAAGGCTTTCGAACACACCGCCGCCTACGACGGCATGATCGCCAACTACATGGGCACCGTGAACCAGAGCGCTGAAACCCTCAGCACCGAAGGTCGCAGCGAGTTCCCGCGTACGTTCAACAGCCAATTCGTCAAGGCTCAGGAAATGCGCTACGGCGAGAACCCGCACCAGAGCGCGGCGTTCTACGTGGAAACCAAGCCTGCCGAAGTCGGCATCGCCACCGCGACCCAACTGCAAGGCAAAGAGCTGTCGTACAACAACGTGGCTGACACCGACGCCGCGCTGGAGTGTGTGAAGAGCTTCGTCAAACCAGCCTGCGTGATCGTCAAGCACGCCAACCCGTGCGGTGTGGCGGTGAGCCCGGACGCCGAGGGCGGCATCCGTCAGGCCTACGAACTGGCTTACGCCACCGACACCGAATCGGCGTTCGGCGGCATCATCGCGTTCAACCGCGAGCTGGACGCTGAAACCGCCAAAGCCATCGTCGAGCGCCAGTTCGTCGAAGTGATCATCGCCCCATCCGTCAGCGCAGAAGCCCGCGCCATCGTCGCGGCGAAAGCCAACGTGCGCCTGCTGTCCTGCGGCGAGTGGTCGGCTGACCGCGCCGCTGCGTGGGACTACAAACGCGTGAATGGCGGTTTGCTGGTGCAGAGCCGCGACATCGGCATGATCGGCAGCGAAGACCTGAAAGTCGTGACCAAACGCGCCCCGACCGAGCAAGAGATCAACGACCTGATCTTTGCCTGGAAAGTCGCCAAGTACGTTAAATCCAACGCCATTGTCTACGCGAAAAATCGCCAGACCATCGGTGTCGGCGCGGGCCAGATGAGCCGCGTGAACTCGGCGCGGATTGCCGCGATCAAGGCTGAACACGCTGGTTTGCAGGTCGCCGGTTCGGTGATGGCCTCTGACGCGTTCTTCCCGTTCCGCGACGGTCTGGACAATGCGGCCAAGGTCGGCATCACTGCGGTGATCCAGCCAGGTGGTTCGATGCGTGATGCCGAGGTGATTGCTGCGGCTGATGAAGCCGGCATCGCCATGGTATTCACCGGCATGCGCCACTTCCGTCACTGA
- the fis gene encoding DNA-binding transcriptional regulator Fis, producing the protein MTMMTETLVSGTTPVSDNVNLKQHLNTPSEEGQTLRGSVEKALHNYFAHLEGAAVTDVYNLVLSEVEAPLLECVMNYVKGNQTKASELLGLNRGTLRKKLKQYDLL; encoded by the coding sequence ATGACGATGATGACCGAGACTTTAGTGAGTGGAACAACACCCGTGAGCGACAACGTGAATTTGAAACAGCACCTCAATACGCCGAGCGAAGAAGGTCAGACCCTTCGCGGGAGTGTCGAGAAGGCGCTGCACAATTATTTCGCCCACCTTGAAGGCGCTGCCGTCACGGATGTGTACAACCTGGTGCTCTCCGAAGTCGAGGCGCCCCTGCTCGAATGCGTGATGAACTACGTCAAGGGCAACCAGACCAAGGCCAGCGAGCTGCTCGGACTCAATCGAGGCACGCTGCGCAAGAAACTCAAGCAGTACGATTTGCTGTAA
- the purD gene encoding phosphoribosylamine--glycine ligase: protein MNVLIIGSGGREHALAWKVAKDPRVQKVFVAPGNAGTAIEAKCENVAIDVLALEQLADFAEKNVSLTIVGPEVPLVAGVVDLFRSRGLDCFGPTAGAAQLEGSKAFTKDFLARHKIPTADYQNFTEIEPALAYLREKGAPIVIKADGLAAGKGVIVAMTLAEAEDAVRDMLAGNAFGDAGSRVVIEEFLDGEEASFIVMVDGKNVLPMATSQDHKRVGDGDTGPNTGGMGAYSPAPVVTADVHQRVMDLVIWPTVRGMADEGNVYTGFLYAGLMIDKAGNPKVIEFNCRFGDPETQPVMLRLQSSLVLLVEAALAQALDKVEAQWDPRPSVGIVLAAGGYPGDYAKGVAINGLDAAAQLEGKVFHAGTALKDGQVVTAGGRVLCATAMGASVDAAQQQAYKLAAKIDWEGSFYRKDIGYRAIARERGETQE from the coding sequence ATGAATGTTTTGATCATTGGCAGCGGTGGCCGTGAACACGCACTGGCCTGGAAAGTGGCTAAGGATCCGCGTGTGCAGAAAGTTTTTGTTGCTCCGGGCAACGCCGGCACCGCCATTGAAGCCAAGTGCGAAAACGTCGCCATCGACGTGCTGGCGCTTGAGCAACTGGCCGATTTCGCCGAGAAAAACGTTTCCCTGACCATCGTTGGCCCGGAAGTGCCACTGGTCGCCGGCGTGGTCGATCTGTTCCGCTCGCGCGGCCTCGATTGCTTCGGTCCGACCGCTGGCGCTGCGCAGCTGGAAGGCTCGAAAGCGTTCACCAAGGATTTCCTGGCGCGCCACAAGATCCCGACCGCCGATTACCAGAACTTCACCGAAATCGAGCCGGCCCTGGCTTACCTGCGCGAAAAAGGCGCACCGATCGTGATCAAGGCCGATGGCCTGGCCGCCGGTAAAGGCGTGATCGTCGCCATGACCTTGGCCGAAGCCGAAGACGCCGTGCGCGACATGCTCGCCGGCAACGCTTTCGGCGACGCCGGTTCGCGCGTGGTCATCGAAGAATTCCTCGATGGCGAAGAAGCCAGCTTCATCGTCATGGTCGACGGCAAGAACGTCTTGCCGATGGCCACCAGCCAGGACCATAAACGCGTCGGCGACGGCGATACCGGTCCGAACACCGGCGGCATGGGCGCCTACTCCCCTGCCCCGGTGGTCACCGCCGACGTGCACCAGCGCGTCATGGACCTGGTGATCTGGCCAACCGTGCGCGGCATGGCCGATGAAGGCAACGTCTACACCGGTTTCCTCTACGCTGGGCTGATGATCGACAAAGCCGGTAACCCAAAAGTTATCGAGTTCAACTGCCGTTTCGGCGACCCTGAGACCCAACCGGTGATGCTGCGCTTGCAGTCGAGCCTGGTGTTGTTGGTCGAAGCTGCCCTGGCGCAAGCCCTGGACAAAGTCGAAGCGCAATGGGATCCGCGCCCGAGCGTCGGCATCGTTCTGGCGGCAGGCGGCTATCCGGGCGACTACGCTAAAGGCGTGGCGATCAACGGTCTGGACGCAGCGGCGCAACTGGAAGGTAAAGTCTTCCACGCCGGCACTGCGCTCAAGGATGGTCAAGTGGTAACGGCCGGTGGTCGGGTGCTCTGCGCCACGGCGATGGGCGCCAGCGTTGATGCGGCGCAGCAGCAGGCGTACAAATTGGCGGCGAAGATCGACTGGGAAGGCAGCTTCTATCGCAAGGACATTGGCTACCGCGCCATTGCCCGCGAGCGTGGCGAAACTCAGGAATAA